In Candidatus Sodalis pierantonius str. SOPE, one DNA window encodes the following:
- a CDS encoding IS5-like element ISSoEn1 family transposase, protein MAKQKFKITNWPAYNNALRQRGDLTVWLDESAIAAWTESTPPEHRGRPLHYTDMAITTVLMIKRVFNLSLRALQGFVDSIFKLMGLSLRCPDYSLVSRRAKTVDISIKTPTRGEISHLVIDGTGLKIFGEGEWKVRQHGAERRRVWRKLHLAVDSATHEIICADLSLSGTTDAQALPGLINQTHRKIREASADSAYDTRYCHDALLRKKIKPLIPPRSGAQYWPARYHERNHAVANQHLSGNNDTWKKKVGYHRRSLAETAMFRFKILLGGHLSLHDYDAQVGEAMAMVKALNRITLLGMPNSVRIM, encoded by the coding sequence ATGGCAAAGCAAAAGTTTAAAATCACCAACTGGCCCGCATATAACAATGCGCTCAGGCAGCGGGGGGACCTGACAGTATGGCTTGATGAGTCAGCCATTGCTGCATGGACTGAGAGTACACCACCTGAACATCGTGGCCGGCCGCTTCACTACACCGATATGGCCATTACCACGGTTCTGATGATAAAGCGCGTGTTTAACCTTTCGCTCCGGGCGTTACAGGGTTTCGTTGACTCGATTTTTAAACTGATGGGGCTGTCGCTGCGCTGCCCAGATTACTCTCTGGTCAGCCGGCGAGCAAAAACCGTCGACATCAGCATAAAAACGCCAACCCGCGGCGAAATCTCACACCTGGTCATCGATGGCACCGGCCTGAAAATCTTCGGCGAAGGCGAATGGAAAGTCAGGCAGCATGGGGCTGAGAGGCGCAGAGTATGGCGCAAGCTTCATCTGGCAGTAGATAGCGCGACACATGAAATTATCTGTGCCGATTTATCGCTAAGCGGTACGACAGATGCGCAGGCGCTGCCCGGGCTGATTAACCAAACCCACCGGAAAATCAGGGAAGCGTCGGCTGACAGTGCTTACGATACGCGTTACTGTCATGATGCTCTGCTGAGGAAAAAAATAAAGCCGCTTATCCCACCGCGAAGTGGTGCGCAATATTGGCCAGCTCGATACCATGAGCGTAACCATGCGGTGGCAAATCAGCATCTGAGCGGCAATAACGATACCTGGAAAAAGAAAGTAGGTTATCACCGGCGTTCACTGGCTGAAACGGCCATGTTCCGGTTTAAAATACTTCTGGGTGGTCATCTGAGTCTGCATGACTATGACGCGCAGGTAGGTGAGGCTATGGCAATGGTCAAAGCGCTTAACCGGATCACGTTGTTAGGAATGCCAAACAGCGTCCGCATCATGTAA
- a CDS encoding oligosaccharide flippase family protein, whose protein sequence is MAAIIFNTFWIILEKLCFAGEGIISAMFVARYLGPASFGSFSYLFSIVILIMSFVQLGSDNILFNRIAALLGFVE, encoded by the coding sequence ATGGCGGCGATTATTTTTAATACGTTCTGGATCATCCTTGAAAAATTATGTTTTGCCGGGGAAGGAATCATTTCTGCCATGTTTGTCGCCCGCTATTTGGGGCCGGCTAGTTTTGGCTCTTTTAGCTACTTGTTTTCTATCGTCATCCTGATTATGTCTTTCGTACAATTGGGCAGCGACAACATTCTTTTCAATCGTATTGCGGCTTTGTTGGGCTTTGTTGAATAA